From Methylobacterium radiodurans, a single genomic window includes:
- a CDS encoding malonyl-CoA decarboxylase, with protein sequence MATSSFFGDLIQTISDRGRDLIGISRGDLAARASAAELVKLCDDLISRRGEASGVALARLILDRYASFTAPERHDFLRRIAVDFDADHAAVDAAIEAYRLEPSRARLGALHAAVEPRSQELIRRLNLARDGTLALVRMREDLFDLRKALGDDPACPPEVTDAVASLDSDFEHLFASWFNRGFLVLRHIDWTTPAHILEKIIRYEAVHEIQGWEDLRRRIEPADRRCFAFFHPALVDEPLIFVEVALTDAIAPAIAPILSEERRTLSPRAFTTAIFYSISNCQRGLAGVTFGNFLIKQVVEDLAREIPGLKTFVTLSPVPGFAAWLDRERRADAPQGITRDDVETLRLLDEPDWCADKAKSDAVRKALIPAAAAYFLRAKNPRGRPIDPVARFHLGNGARLERINFLGDVSRKGLRQSHGLMVNYLYDLSAIEKNHETFANLGTVAASTSVTRELRQNLPAARAVALAEA encoded by the coding sequence ATGGCGACGAGCTCCTTCTTCGGAGACCTGATCCAGACGATCAGCGACCGCGGCCGCGACCTCATCGGGATCAGTCGCGGCGACCTCGCGGCCCGCGCCAGCGCGGCCGAACTGGTCAAGCTCTGCGACGACCTGATCTCCCGCCGCGGCGAGGCCTCCGGCGTGGCCCTGGCCCGCCTGATCCTCGACCGCTACGCCAGCTTCACCGCTCCCGAACGCCACGACTTCCTGCGCCGCATCGCCGTCGATTTCGACGCCGACCACGCGGCGGTCGACGCGGCGATCGAGGCCTACCGGCTGGAGCCGTCGCGCGCGCGCCTGGGGGCGCTGCACGCGGCGGTGGAGCCGCGCAGCCAGGAGCTGATCCGCCGCCTCAACCTCGCCCGCGACGGCACGCTGGCTCTCGTGCGGATGCGCGAGGACCTGTTCGACCTGCGCAAGGCGCTGGGCGACGATCCGGCCTGCCCGCCGGAGGTGACCGACGCCGTCGCCAGCCTCGATTCCGATTTCGAGCACCTCTTCGCCTCGTGGTTCAACCGCGGCTTCCTGGTGCTGCGCCACATCGACTGGACGACGCCCGCCCATATCCTGGAGAAGATCATCCGCTACGAGGCGGTGCACGAGATCCAGGGCTGGGAGGACCTGCGCCGGCGCATCGAGCCCGCCGACCGGCGCTGCTTCGCCTTCTTCCACCCGGCGCTGGTGGACGAGCCGCTGATCTTCGTGGAGGTGGCGCTCACCGACGCGATCGCGCCGGCCATCGCACCGATCCTGAGCGAGGAGCGCCGGACGCTCTCCCCGCGCGCGTTCACCACGGCGATCTTCTACTCGATCTCGAACTGCCAGCGGGGGCTCGCCGGCGTCACCTTCGGCAACTTCCTGATCAAGCAGGTTGTGGAGGATCTCGCCCGCGAGATCCCGGGGCTGAAGACCTTCGTCACGCTCTCGCCCGTGCCGGGCTTCGCGGCCTGGCTCGACCGCGAGCGCCGGGCGGACGCGCCGCAGGGCATCACCCGCGACGACGTCGAGACCCTGCGGCTCCTCGACGAGCCCGATTGGTGCGCCGACAAGGCGAAGTCCGACGCGGTGCGCAAGGCCCTGATCCCGGCGGCGGCCGCCTACTTCCTGCGCGCCAAGAACCCGCGCGGCCGGCCCATCGACCCGGTCGCCCGCTTCCATCTCGGCAACGGCGCGCGGCTGGAGCGCATCAACTTCCTGGGCGACGTCTCGCGCAAGGGGCTGAGGCAGTCCCACGGGCTGATGGTCAACTACCTCTACGACCTCTCCGCCATCGAGAAGAACCACGAGACCTTCGCCAATCTCGGCACGGTGGCGGCATCGACTTCGGTGACGCGCGAGCTGCGACAGAACCTGCCGGCCGCCCGCGCCGTGGCGCTCGCGGAGGCGTGA
- a CDS encoding MFS transporter has translation MNGGQDSAGSLTARARLGLTLIAGGAVANIYYNQPLLALLTAEFGDAAALWVPAGCLVGYGLGIVGLVPLGDGLPRRTLIVGQLLALALALVAAGLSPNLPALALASLAIGILSSAAQQAVPFAAELAPDASRGRVVGQVMTGLLTGILLARTASGFVGAHLGWRAVFLAAAGVALAMAGIARATLPHTPQARRLRYRALMLSILHLARTQPVLRRASLSQALLFASFNAFWVTLALLVEAEPFNLTAAGAGLFGVIGVAGALVAPLSGRFTDRRGARPVVVGGAVLVMAAFGVLWAAGQWSLAAVALGVLLIDIGLNGALIANQTRVYALAPGARGRLNTVLFTVMFVFGAAGAFAGSKAFLLGGWPAVCAVGLGLSGLSLLVALTDPHGRLARGL, from the coding sequence ATGAACGGAGGCCAGGATTCGGCCGGTTCCCTGACCGCGCGGGCGCGGCTCGGCCTCACGCTGATCGCGGGCGGCGCGGTCGCCAACATCTACTACAACCAGCCGCTGCTCGCCCTGCTGACGGCCGAGTTCGGCGACGCGGCGGCCCTCTGGGTGCCGGCGGGCTGCCTTGTCGGCTACGGCCTCGGCATCGTCGGGCTGGTGCCGCTCGGCGACGGGCTGCCGCGCCGCACGCTGATCGTGGGCCAGCTCCTCGCGCTGGCGCTGGCCCTGGTGGCGGCGGGCCTCAGCCCAAACCTGCCCGCGCTGGCGCTCGCGAGCCTCGCGATCGGCATCCTCTCGTCCGCGGCGCAGCAGGCTGTGCCCTTCGCGGCCGAGCTGGCGCCGGACGCCTCGCGGGGCCGCGTGGTGGGCCAGGTGATGACGGGGCTCCTCACCGGCATCCTGCTCGCCCGCACCGCGAGCGGCTTCGTGGGCGCGCATCTCGGCTGGCGGGCGGTGTTCCTGGCGGCGGCCGGCGTGGCGCTCGCGATGGCGGGGATCGCGCGGGCCACCCTGCCGCACACGCCGCAGGCGCGGCGCCTGCGCTACCGCGCCCTGATGCTCTCGATCTTGCATCTCGCCCGCACGCAGCCGGTGCTGCGCCGGGCGAGCCTGTCCCAGGCGCTGCTGTTCGCGAGCTTCAACGCCTTCTGGGTGACGCTGGCGCTCCTCGTCGAGGCGGAGCCCTTCAACCTCACGGCGGCGGGCGCGGGCCTGTTCGGGGTGATCGGCGTGGCGGGCGCGCTGGTGGCGCCGCTCTCTGGCCGCTTCACCGACCGGCGCGGGGCACGGCCCGTCGTGGTGGGCGGCGCCGTGCTGGTGATGGCGGCCTTCGGGGTGCTGTGGGCGGCCGGGCAATGGTCGCTCGCCGCGGTGGCTTTGGGCGTGCTCCTCATCGATATCGGCCTCAACGGCGCGCTCATCGCCAACCAGACCCGGGTCTACGCGCTGGCGCCAGGCGCCCGCGGCCGGCTCAACACGGTGCTGTTCACCGTGATGTTCGTGTTCGGGGCGGCGGGCGCCTTCGCGGGCTCGAAGGCCTTCCTCCTCGGCGGCTGGCCCGCGGTCTGCGCGGTCGGCCTCGGGCTGTCGGGCCTCTCGCTCCTCGTCGCCCTCACCGACCCGCACGGGCGGCTGGCCCGAGGGCTCTGA
- the cobD gene encoding threonine-phosphate decarboxylase CobD, whose translation MSEFGPGHRGSGGVETAPAAHGGDLGAARTLFPEAPEPWIDLSTGINPVPYPCPALDASLWQRLPAAADAAALRAAAAEAYGAPDPDHVVPAPGTQILIETLPRLRPPARVAVVGPTYAEHAGAWARGGHAVAVVPDLAAADEAEVVVAVNPNNPDGRVLPGAALLALARDLGRRGGLLVVDEAFCDLEPGPSLAGALVPSLVVLRSFGKTYGLAGLRLGFALAVPETARGIAAALGPWAVSGPALAIGRAALADRAWRAEAAAARAADAARLDRMLARAGGAVVGGTCLFRLARFADAPGLFGRLGAAGIYVRRFADRPDLLRLGLPADKGEWCRLSRVLR comes from the coding sequence ATGAGCGAGTTCGGTCCAGGACATCGGGGTTCCGGCGGAGTCGAGACCGCGCCGGCGGCGCATGGCGGCGATCTGGGCGCGGCGCGCACCCTGTTCCCGGAGGCGCCCGAGCCCTGGATCGACCTCTCGACGGGGATCAACCCGGTTCCCTATCCGTGCCCGGCGCTCGATGCCAGCCTGTGGCAGCGCCTGCCCGCCGCGGCCGACGCGGCGGCGCTGCGCGCGGCGGCCGCCGAAGCCTACGGCGCGCCCGATCCGGACCACGTCGTGCCCGCGCCCGGCACTCAGATCCTGATCGAGACCCTGCCGCGCCTGCGCCCGCCCGCCCGCGTCGCCGTAGTCGGGCCGACCTACGCCGAGCACGCGGGTGCCTGGGCCCGGGGCGGCCACGCCGTCGCCGTCGTGCCGGACCTCGCCGCGGCGGACGAGGCCGAGGTCGTCGTCGCGGTCAACCCGAACAACCCGGACGGGCGCGTGCTGCCGGGCGCCGCCCTCCTGGCGCTGGCGCGGGATCTCGGCCGGCGCGGCGGCCTGCTCGTGGTGGACGAGGCCTTCTGCGACCTCGAACCGGGCCCGAGCCTCGCGGGCGCGCTCGTCCCTAGCCTCGTGGTGCTGCGCTCCTTCGGCAAGACCTACGGGCTCGCGGGGCTGCGCCTCGGCTTCGCGCTGGCGGTCCCGGAGACGGCGCGCGGGATCGCCGCGGCGCTCGGGCCCTGGGCGGTCTCGGGGCCGGCGCTGGCGATCGGCCGGGCGGCGCTCGCCGACCGGGCGTGGCGCGCGGAGGCCGCCGCGGCGCGCGCCGCCGACGCCGCCCGGCTCGACCGGATGCTGGCGCGGGCGGGCGGCGCGGTCGTCGGCGGCACCTGCCTGTTCCGGCTCGCGCGCTTCGCGGACGCGCCGGGCCTGTTCGGGCGCCTCGGCGCGGCCGGGATCTACGTGCGGCGCTTCGCCGACCGGCCGGACCTGCTCCGCCTCGGCCTGCCGGCCGACAAGGGCGAGTGGTGCCGGCTCTCGCGGGTGCTGCGCTAG
- the cbiB gene encoding adenosylcobinamide-phosphate synthase CbiB, protein MSWTELAHPPATFGILALALAIEAAAGYPDALYRALGHPVTWIGRLIAALDRGLNRGGFARRRSMGVLALIVLLGTVGAAALALTALLALAGPYAGLVLLAVLCASLPAQRSLHDHVAAVPRALRAEGLAGGRRAVSMIVGRDPETLDEAAICRAAIESLAENFSDGIVAPAVWIGLSGLPGGALYKAVNTADSMIGHRTPRHEAFGWAAARLDDLVNLPASRLTAGLIVAAAGIHGVRAGFDAGESRPSPGRALAAVLRDARRHRSPNAGWPEAAMAGALGLALAGPRVYGGTVVADAWMGDGRAAAGPADIERALALYRTACLLLWGLAAAAAGLGFLL, encoded by the coding sequence ATGTCCTGGACCGAACTCGCTCATCCGCCCGCCACGTTCGGCATCCTGGCCCTGGCGCTGGCGATCGAGGCCGCCGCCGGCTACCCGGACGCGCTCTACAGGGCGCTCGGCCACCCTGTCACCTGGATCGGCCGGCTCATCGCGGCGCTCGACCGGGGGCTGAACCGGGGCGGCTTCGCCCGGCGCCGGTCCATGGGCGTGCTGGCGCTCATCGTTCTGCTCGGCACGGTCGGCGCGGCGGCCCTGGCTCTGACGGCGCTGCTCGCGCTCGCCGGCCCTTATGCCGGCCTCGTCCTGCTCGCCGTCCTCTGCGCGAGCCTGCCGGCGCAGCGCAGCCTGCACGACCATGTCGCGGCCGTCCCGCGCGCCCTGCGGGCGGAGGGTCTGGCCGGCGGGCGGCGCGCCGTGTCGATGATCGTCGGGCGCGACCCCGAGACGCTCGACGAGGCCGCGATCTGCCGGGCCGCGATCGAGAGCCTCGCCGAGAACTTTTCTGACGGGATCGTGGCGCCGGCCGTCTGGATCGGCCTCAGCGGGCTGCCGGGCGGCGCCCTCTACAAGGCGGTCAACACGGCCGACAGCATGATCGGCCACCGTACGCCGCGCCACGAGGCCTTCGGCTGGGCGGCCGCGCGCCTCGACGACCTCGTGAACCTGCCGGCCTCGCGGCTCACCGCCGGGCTGATCGTCGCCGCGGCGGGGATCCACGGCGTCCGCGCCGGTTTCGACGCGGGTGAGAGCCGGCCCTCGCCCGGGCGCGCTCTCGCGGCGGTGCTGCGGGACGCCCGACGACACCGCTCGCCCAATGCCGGCTGGCCCGAGGCGGCGATGGCGGGCGCGCTCGGGCTGGCGCTGGCGGGGCCGCGCGTCTACGGCGGCACCGTGGTGGCGGATGCCTGGATGGGCGACGGCCGGGCCGCGGCCGGCCCGGCGGATATCGAGCGGGCGCTCGCGCTCTACCGCACCGCCTGCCTGCTGCTCTGGGGCCTCGCCGCCGCGGCCGCGGGGCTCGGCTTCCTGCTCTGA
- a CDS encoding flagellin yields MTSILTNSSAVIALQTLRSINSQIDTTNNRFSTGQRISSAADGAAYWAIASTLRSDRGINSAIKSSLALGAAGIDVTTVGLTTTLADLGEIRERLVSAMSENTDRPKLQGEIEILQQKLRTNADTASANGQNWLSVDSGASNPNWTRYANFVLGAPRSDNGTLSTKIEKLDIASLALFDANTVVPHTPLVTGSETIDQIYRLAQSINSSGLSSQITASYAGTNKQGDGTLRLYVRDMSKTIIGSYTNGVAAPVAGVPADHPIDQFGDPQASYVDIAVSDLSAGDVVSFQVSGAPASSFTVTNEGDGIDFSGGSEIHLEIRPFRDKYPAVVYDVLINGSTLAARGFTNLSDVSRWDIVSEISEQIKTQYQSKSVGIENIAEINVSAYAFPYVGLTFSLDASGPHSAIDITIAPPTAGHSAIDIGYGTVSGATTRDEGFQEPDRSPKGILDTTQLVASSFRKNLAGENIVVGYNYVSLAGPGTALAVTPHTTQDQIHGFIQFVDKIINNVTDSITRMASFKAMITGQSELLTMLSDIQQSAIGNLVDADIEEESTKLKALQTQQQLGIQALSIINAVPQNVLSLFR; encoded by the coding sequence ATGACCAGCATCCTGACCAATAGCTCGGCGGTGATAGCGCTACAGACCTTGCGCTCGATCAACAGTCAGATTGACACTACCAATAACCGATTCTCGACTGGCCAACGTATAAGTTCGGCCGCTGATGGCGCCGCCTACTGGGCCATCGCCTCGACGTTGCGGTCTGATCGCGGTATCAATAGCGCTATCAAATCAAGCCTCGCTCTTGGTGCGGCTGGTATCGACGTGACAACGGTTGGCCTCACAACAACCTTGGCCGATCTCGGGGAAATCCGTGAGCGCCTTGTGAGCGCCATGTCCGAGAATACTGATCGGCCAAAGCTTCAGGGCGAGATCGAAATTTTACAACAGAAGCTACGGACGAATGCTGACACCGCATCCGCGAATGGTCAGAATTGGCTATCAGTCGATTCTGGCGCCAGCAATCCAAATTGGACCCGCTATGCCAATTTCGTTTTAGGCGCCCCGCGCAGCGACAACGGGACCTTGTCAACGAAGATAGAAAAGCTGGACATTGCTTCATTGGCCCTTTTTGACGCCAACACTGTCGTCCCACACACGCCACTTGTCACCGGCAGCGAAACAATTGATCAAATATACAGGCTCGCACAAAGTATAAATTCATCAGGCCTCAGCTCGCAGATTACAGCCTCCTACGCTGGCACGAACAAGCAAGGTGATGGAACATTGCGCTTGTACGTCCGCGATATGAGCAAAACTATCATCGGTAGTTATACAAACGGCGTCGCCGCACCTGTGGCGGGGGTGCCAGCAGATCATCCTATTGATCAGTTTGGCGATCCGCAGGCGAGTTACGTCGACATCGCCGTGTCCGACCTGTCGGCAGGAGACGTTGTCTCCTTCCAGGTTTCTGGCGCACCAGCATCAAGCTTTACTGTGACCAACGAAGGCGACGGCATCGATTTTAGCGGCGGATCCGAAATACATCTGGAAATCAGACCGTTTCGGGACAAGTACCCAGCTGTAGTTTATGATGTTCTAATAAATGGATCGACTTTGGCTGCTCGTGGCTTCACGAACCTATCCGATGTTTCGCGCTGGGACATAGTATCTGAGATTTCTGAGCAAATTAAAACACAATATCAGAGCAAATCCGTCGGTATCGAAAACATAGCTGAGATAAATGTATCCGCATACGCATTCCCGTATGTGGGATTGACATTCAGCCTCGATGCCTCTGGGCCTCACTCAGCCATTGATATTACAATCGCTCCCCCTACGGCCGGCCATAGTGCCATAGATATTGGGTATGGCACCGTGTCGGGCGCTACTACGAGAGACGAGGGTTTCCAAGAGCCAGATAGATCCCCGAAAGGCATCCTCGACACTACACAATTAGTCGCCAGCAGCTTCAGAAAAAATCTTGCAGGCGAAAACATCGTTGTTGGCTATAATTATGTCTCTTTAGCTGGGCCGGGAACTGCCCTTGCGGTAACACCTCATACCACTCAAGATCAAATACATGGATTCATTCAATTCGTTGACAAGATTATAAATAATGTCACAGATTCCATCACGAGGATGGCGAGCTTCAAAGCGATGATCACCGGGCAATCTGAGCTGCTCACGATGCTTTCAGATATTCAGCAGAGCGCGATCGGAAATCTCGTTGACGCAGACATCGAAGAAGAATCTACCAAGTTGAAGGCGCTGCAGACCCAGCAGCAGCTCGGTATCCAAGCGTTGAGTATCATCAATGCCGTGCCTCAGAACGTCTTGAGCCTGTTCCGCTGA
- a CDS encoding MFS transporter yields MRPDITPEPPQVDARLAHDTVRTVTLRLMPLLGLMYLIAYIDRQNISYAKLQMVGDLGLSESVYGLGASLFFLGYFLFEVPANVILERVGARRWFARIMFTWGLITVLLGFTQNTTMFYVLRFLLGVAEAGFFPGVLFALTLWFPQSHRARMIGWFMIASAFANAVGAAIGGALLDLDGLLGLKGWQWVFVATGLPALVLTFVVLKILPDGPERAPWLPPEGKAWLSRQLAHERASGGQVEHHNPFAALLDRRVWMLASVYVAFPLAAYGLSYWLPTVVKGFGASNTTNGFINIVPWIVTALALWWVPRRAARTGDQLWHVVVPGLVAAAALVLSVVLPGAALKFACLCVAAAGVFSAQPVFWSLPPTFLKGASAAAGIAAINSVGNLGGFVAQNAVPFIRDRSGSDLAPMYFLAACLGLGACLMFVVLSALRRDAARRGRAIEPAAPRTA; encoded by the coding sequence ATGAGGCCCGACATCACCCCCGAGCCGCCTCAGGTCGATGCACGCCTCGCGCACGACACGGTCCGCACGGTGACGCTGCGGCTGATGCCGCTTCTCGGGCTGATGTACCTCATCGCCTATATCGACCGGCAGAACATCTCCTACGCCAAGCTCCAGATGGTCGGCGATCTGGGGCTCAGCGAGAGCGTCTACGGTCTCGGCGCCTCGCTGTTCTTCCTCGGCTACTTCCTGTTCGAGGTGCCGGCCAACGTGATCCTGGAGCGGGTCGGCGCACGGCGCTGGTTCGCCCGCATCATGTTCACCTGGGGGCTGATCACGGTCCTGCTCGGCTTCACCCAGAACACGACGATGTTCTACGTGCTGCGCTTCCTGCTGGGCGTGGCGGAGGCGGGCTTCTTCCCGGGCGTGCTGTTCGCGCTCACCCTATGGTTCCCGCAATCCCACCGCGCCCGGATGATCGGCTGGTTCATGATCGCCAGCGCCTTCGCCAACGCGGTCGGCGCGGCGATCGGCGGCGCACTGCTCGACCTCGACGGGCTCCTGGGCCTCAAAGGCTGGCAGTGGGTCTTCGTGGCGACCGGCCTGCCGGCCCTGGTCCTCACATTCGTGGTGCTGAAGATCCTGCCGGACGGGCCGGAGCGGGCGCCCTGGCTGCCGCCCGAGGGCAAGGCCTGGCTCTCGCGCCAGCTCGCCCACGAGCGCGCGAGCGGGGGACAGGTCGAGCACCATAACCCCTTCGCGGCGCTGCTCGACCGGCGGGTCTGGATGCTGGCCTCGGTCTACGTGGCCTTCCCTCTGGCCGCCTACGGCCTGAGCTACTGGCTGCCAACCGTGGTGAAGGGCTTCGGTGCCTCGAACACCACGAACGGCTTCATCAACATCGTGCCTTGGATCGTCACGGCCCTCGCGCTCTGGTGGGTGCCCCGGCGCGCAGCGCGCACCGGCGATCAGCTCTGGCACGTGGTGGTGCCGGGGCTCGTGGCGGCCGCCGCCCTGGTGCTGAGCGTCGTGCTGCCGGGTGCGGCGCTGAAATTCGCCTGCCTGTGCGTGGCGGCGGCGGGCGTGTTCTCGGCCCAGCCCGTGTTCTGGTCCCTGCCGCCGACCTTCCTCAAGGGCGCGAGCGCGGCGGCCGGCATCGCGGCGATCAACTCGGTGGGCAATCTCGGCGGCTTCGTCGCGCAGAACGCGGTCCCGTTCATCCGCGACCGCAGCGGCAGCGACCTCGCGCCGATGTATTTTCTCGCGGCCTGCCTCGGGCTCGGGGCCTGCCTGATGTTCGTGGTGCTCTCGGCGCTCCGCCGCGACGCTGCCCGGCGGGGAAGGGCGATCGAGCCGGCGGCGCCACGCACGGCGTAG
- a CDS encoding cobyric acid synthase, with protein sequence MTRALMIQGTGSDVGKSLIVAGLARAFSRRGLRVRPFKPQNMSNNAAVTVDGGEIGRAQALQARAAGISPTVHMNPVLLKPQSEVGSQVVVQGRMIATVRARDYQAWKPRLMRAVLDSFARLRSEADLVLVEGAGSASEVNLRAGDIANMGFARATDTPVILVGDIDRGGVIASLVGTKAVIDPADAAMIRGFLVNRFRGDPALFADGMRLIAERTGWDALGLVPHLPAAARLPAEDVLGLAGSAPGAAGVKIAVPVLPRIANFDDLDPLRAEPGVAVVLVRSGEPIPGDAALVLLPGSKTTIDDLDALREEGWDIDLRAHLRRGGRVLGLCGGYQMLGRTLSDPHGIEGAPRTVPGLGLLDVETVMTPEKRLEAVTGTSLADGLPFTGYEMHIGATSGPDAVRPLLRLADGRLDGAVSADGLVCGTYLHGLFADDRQRAAWLARLGAQAGGIAYEAGVEVALDRLAEHLETHVDLGRLLALAR encoded by the coding sequence ATGACCCGCGCCCTGATGATCCAGGGCACCGGCTCCGACGTCGGCAAGTCGCTGATCGTGGCCGGGCTCGCGCGCGCCTTCTCCCGGCGGGGCCTCCGGGTGCGGCCGTTCAAGCCGCAGAACATGTCGAACAACGCCGCCGTGACAGTGGACGGGGGCGAGATCGGCCGCGCCCAGGCGCTCCAGGCGCGGGCGGCCGGGATCAGCCCCACCGTCCACATGAACCCAGTGCTGCTGAAGCCCCAGAGCGAGGTCGGCTCGCAGGTGGTGGTGCAGGGCCGCATGATCGCGACCGTCAGGGCGCGCGACTACCAGGCCTGGAAGCCGCGCCTGATGCGGGCGGTGCTCGACAGCTTCGCGCGGCTGCGCTCGGAGGCCGACCTCGTGCTGGTCGAGGGGGCGGGCTCGGCCTCCGAGGTGAACCTGCGGGCCGGCGACATCGCAAATATGGGCTTTGCCCGCGCCACCGATACGCCGGTGATCCTCGTCGGCGACATCGACCGGGGCGGGGTGATCGCGAGCCTCGTCGGCACGAAGGCGGTGATCGATCCGGCCGACGCCGCGATGATCCGGGGCTTCCTCGTCAACCGCTTCCGCGGCGACCCGGCGCTGTTCGCCGACGGCATGCGCCTCATCGCAGAGCGGACGGGCTGGGACGCTCTGGGGCTCGTCCCGCACCTGCCCGCCGCCGCGCGCCTGCCCGCCGAGGACGTGCTGGGGCTCGCGGGCTCGGCGCCCGGCGCCGCGGGGGTGAAGATCGCCGTGCCGGTGCTGCCGCGCATCGCCAATTTCGACGATCTCGACCCGCTCAGGGCCGAGCCCGGCGTCGCGGTGGTGCTGGTGCGTTCGGGCGAGCCGATCCCGGGCGACGCGGCACTCGTGCTGCTGCCCGGCTCCAAGACCACGATCGACGACCTCGACGCCCTGCGCGAAGAGGGCTGGGACATCGACCTCCGGGCGCATCTGCGCCGGGGCGGCCGGGTGCTCGGGCTCTGCGGCGGCTATCAGATGCTCGGGCGCACGCTCTCCGACCCGCACGGCATCGAGGGCGCGCCGCGCACCGTGCCGGGCCTCGGCCTCCTCGACGTCGAGACCGTGATGACGCCCGAGAAGCGGCTGGAGGCGGTCACCGGCACCAGCCTCGCGGACGGCCTGCCGTTCACCGGCTACGAGATGCATATCGGCGCGACGTCCGGGCCCGACGCCGTCCGCCCGCTGCTGCGGCTCGCCGACGGGCGCCTCGACGGGGCGGTCTCGGCCGACGGGCTCGTCTGCGGCACCTACCTGCACGGGCTCTTCGCCGACGACCGGCAGCGCGCCGCCTGGCTCGCCCGGCTCGGGGCGCAGGCCGGCGGCATCGCCTACGAGGCCGGCGTCGAGGTGGCGCTCGACCGGCTCGCCGAACACCTCGAGACCCATGTCGATCTCGGGCGCCTGCTGGCGCTGGCGCGCTAG
- the cobO gene encoding cob(I)yrinic acid a,c-diamide adenosyltransferase — protein sequence MSDDAEAERHREKMAKRKAVQDAEVAGKTVEKGLLIVHTGPGKGKTTAALGLMLRALGRGWRVACVQFIKGGWDTGERHAFQAFGERVAWHTLGEGFTWETQDKARDIAACRHAWVRAEALMADPTVRLLVLDELNIALRYDYLDLAAVVGTLQARRPDLHVVVTGRNAKPMLIEAADLVTEMGSVKHHFASGVKAQEGIEF from the coding sequence GTGAGCGACGACGCAGAGGCCGAGCGCCACCGCGAGAAGATGGCCAAGCGCAAGGCCGTGCAGGACGCCGAGGTGGCGGGGAAGACCGTCGAGAAGGGCCTGCTCATCGTCCATACCGGCCCCGGCAAGGGCAAGACGACCGCAGCGCTCGGGCTGATGCTGCGCGCCCTCGGGCGCGGCTGGCGGGTGGCCTGCGTGCAGTTCATCAAGGGCGGCTGGGACACGGGCGAGCGCCACGCGTTCCAGGCCTTCGGCGAACGGGTCGCCTGGCACACGCTGGGCGAGGGCTTCACCTGGGAGACGCAGGACAAGGCCCGAGACATCGCAGCCTGCCGCCACGCCTGGGTGCGGGCCGAGGCGCTGATGGCCGATCCGACGGTCCGCCTGCTCGTCCTCGACGAGCTCAATATCGCGCTCCGCTACGACTATCTCGACCTTGCGGCAGTGGTGGGAACCCTCCAGGCTCGGCGGCCGGACCTGCACGTCGTGGTCACCGGCCGCAACGCCAAGCCGATGCTGATCGAGGCCGCCGACCTCGTCACCGAGATGGGCAGCGTGAAGCACCATTTCGCGTCGGGCGTGAAGGCGCAGGAGGGGATCGAGTTCTGA
- the cobU gene encoding bifunctional adenosylcobinamide kinase/adenosylcobinamide-phosphate guanylyltransferase: MLQTTSRMTLVLGGARSGKSAYAEALIEARPAPWLYLATAQAWDDEMRERIALHRARRPDGWITRDAPMDLPEAVAEATGPVLVDCLTLWLTNLILAEADVTAAGAALLAACAAAAGPVVLVGNEVGLGIVPDNALARRFRDEAGRLHQRLAAQADRVVFMVAGLPMTVKTDAKPGGQP, translated from the coding sequence CCCTGGTGCTCGGCGGCGCGCGCTCGGGCAAGAGCGCCTATGCGGAGGCGCTGATCGAGGCGCGGCCGGCGCCCTGGCTCTATCTCGCCACCGCCCAGGCGTGGGACGACGAGATGCGCGAGCGGATCGCCCTGCACCGGGCGCGGCGCCCGGACGGCTGGATCACCCGCGACGCGCCGATGGATCTGCCCGAGGCGGTGGCGGAGGCGACGGGGCCGGTGCTGGTCGATTGCCTGACGCTCTGGCTCACCAACCTGATCCTCGCCGAGGCCGACGTGACGGCGGCGGGCGCGGCCCTGCTGGCGGCCTGCGCGGCGGCGGCGGGACCCGTGGTGCTCGTCGGCAACGAGGTCGGCCTCGGCATCGTGCCGGACAACGCGCTCGCCCGCCGTTTCCGCGACGAGGCCGGCCGCCTGCACCAGCGCCTCGCCGCCCAGGCCGACCGCGTCGTCTTCATGGTGGCGGGCCTGCCCATGACCGTGAAAACCGACGCGAAACCCGGAGGTCAGCCGTGA